The Flavobacterium faecale genome has a segment encoding these proteins:
- a CDS encoding YifB family Mg chelatase-like AAA ATPase — MLVKVFGSAVFGVEATTITVEVNIDKGIGYHLVGLPDNAIKESSYRIAAALKNNGYNLPGKKITINMAPADLRKEGSAYDLTLAIGILAASDQIKSDEVNKYIIMGELSLDGSLQPIKGALPIAIKAKEEGFKGFFLPMQNVKEAAIVAGLDVYGIENVLQVIDFFEGKGTLEPTTIDTRAEFYKDLDFPEFDFSDVKGQESIKRCMEIAAAGGHNIILIGPPGAGKTMLAKRLPSILPPMTLREALETTKIHSVAGKLKEAGLMNQRPFRSPHHTISNVALVGGGSYPQPGEISMAHNGVLFLDELPEFKRDVLEVMRQPLEDREVTISRAKFTVTYPSSFMLVASMNPSPSGFFNDPDAPQTSSPHEMQRYMSKISGPLLDRIDIHIEVTPVPFEKLSDDRKAEASVDIRKRVTAAREFQSLRFAEMENVHYNAQMNTKLIREYCALDDPSKQLLKTAMERLNLSARAYDRILKVARTIADLEASPKVESMHISEAIQYRSLDRDGWLG, encoded by the coding sequence ATGCTCGTTAAAGTTTTTGGAAGTGCCGTTTTTGGTGTCGAAGCGACCACCATCACCGTAGAAGTTAATATCGACAAAGGAATCGGCTACCACTTAGTAGGTTTGCCAGACAACGCCATCAAAGAGAGCAGTTACCGCATTGCCGCCGCACTCAAAAACAACGGCTACAATTTGCCGGGCAAAAAAATAACCATCAACATGGCGCCTGCCGATTTGCGCAAAGAAGGATCTGCTTATGATTTGACCTTGGCAATCGGAATCCTAGCAGCCTCAGATCAAATCAAATCCGACGAAGTCAACAAATACATCATCATGGGGGAGTTGTCCCTTGACGGAAGCCTGCAACCCATCAAAGGTGCCTTACCGATAGCGATCAAAGCCAAAGAAGAAGGTTTTAAAGGCTTTTTTCTACCCATGCAAAACGTCAAAGAAGCCGCCATCGTAGCAGGTCTCGACGTATACGGAATCGAAAATGTGCTCCAAGTCATCGATTTTTTCGAAGGTAAAGGTACCCTAGAACCCACCACCATAGACACCAGAGCCGAATTTTACAAAGACCTTGATTTTCCAGAATTTGATTTCAGTGATGTCAAAGGCCAAGAGTCCATTAAGCGCTGTATGGAAATCGCGGCTGCAGGTGGTCACAACATCATTCTGATTGGTCCTCCAGGTGCTGGAAAAACCATGTTGGCCAAGCGATTGCCAAGTATTTTACCACCCATGACGTTGAGAGAAGCATTAGAAACCACCAAAATCCATTCGGTAGCGGGGAAACTTAAGGAAGCCGGATTGATGAACCAGCGCCCTTTCCGCAGTCCGCATCACACGATCTCGAATGTAGCTTTGGTCGGTGGCGGGAGTTACCCACAACCGGGCGAAATCTCCATGGCGCACAACGGCGTTTTGTTCCTAGACGAGTTACCCGAGTTCAAGCGTGACGTGCTCGAGGTCATGCGTCAGCCGCTCGAGGACCGCGAAGTAACCATTTCGAGAGCCAAATTTACCGTGACCTATCCGTCGTCGTTTATGTTGGTAGCGAGTATGAACCCGAGTCCAAGTGGGTTTTTTAACGATCCCGATGCACCGCAAACCTCCTCGCCACACGAAATGCAACGCTACATGAGCAAAATATCAGGACCCTTGTTGGACCGAATCGACATTCATATCGAAGTCACGCCTGTGCCTTTTGAGAAACTGTCAGACGATCGCAAAGCCGAAGCCAGCGTCGATATCCGTAAGCGCGTTACAGCAGCACGCGAGTTTCAGTCCCTTCGTTTTGCCGAAATGGAAAACGTGCACTACAACGCCCAAATGAACACCAAATTAATTCGCGAGTACTGCGCCCTAGACGATCCTTCCAAGCAATTGCTCAAAACCGCCATGGAACGCCTCAACCTTTCTGCACGTGCCTACGACCGAATCCTAAAAGTGGCCCGCACCATCGCCGATCTCGAAGCATCACCAAAAGTCGAATCCATGCACATATCCGAAGCCATTCAGTACCGAAGCTTAGACCGCGACGGTTGGTTGGGGTAG
- a CDS encoding DUF3427 domain-containing protein, with amino-acid sequence MDKLTEIFNSSLQTGYVDKNILSSIAYQPELLVNQKNPPKKVLSSILQELESCSQFYISVAFVTTSGVATIINKLRELENNDIKGEILVSQYLNFTEPEALKRLSQFKNINLRIATIGNAHAKGYIFKNEEHYNLIVGSSNLTANALSVNKEWNIKVSALNDSGLVEKVVNEFKSDFEKATPVTKEYILRYEEIYKKQFLLNLKINKESLTDLETIITPNAMQIEALQNLNNLRKQKKNKALIISATGTGKTYLSAFDAKAFSPKKLLFVVHRLTIAKDSLITFQRVFGKDKKMGLYSGDKRDLDCDFIFSTIQTISKPKHLSNFSKDHFDYIIIDESHRSGADSYLRLIDYFEPQFLLGMTATPERTDGTDIFRLFDHNIAYEIRLNRAMEEEMLSPFHYYGVTDLQIDNIEIDNKTTFNLLISKERVKNIIEQANFYGSDNGITRGLIFCSRKNEAIELSILLNQNGFKTVALTGDSSEEERAKSIERLESDNVNEKLDYIFTVDIFNEGIDIPKVNQIIMLRPTVSAIIFIQQLGRGLRKVDGKSYVTVIDFIGNYENNYLIPIALYGDTSYNKDSLRKLITEGSRMIPGSSTINFDEITKEKIFQSIDSANMQLFSDLKKDYALLQFKLGRIPMMMDFIEHGSRDPYLYVEYSNSYYNFILKVEKDFNTELSKKQIKILELFSKEINNSKRVEESLIIKLLLDNGKLSIKTFKKTILKKYQYTVSDETIESAVFNLNFEFIREKKEGKLISAREIHNLDIINIENKNFLFSDSFLKALDDNVFQNFLIDSTNCAIYEFDKMYSQENWQNGFILYRKYSRKDVFRILNVSENPVAQNVGGYLVSPDNSHCPIFVNYHKEDHISESTKYEDEFISNREFNWMSKSNRKITSNDVQSILGKNGIIRLPLFIKKNNDEGMEFYYMGEVTPELTQIEQTKMKNDSGKFVSVVKIRFILSDPVSNSMYNYLEQKATVKVNSAKKVKDISPKQKVIDFEPKLKNPIPLYDFYAAAGTFSEIQSDKDFILIEGPNNTNSSSDYFACKIIGESMNRVIPNGSICLFKPYIGGSRNGKIILVENIDIQDQDFNSAFTIKTYSSEKTISEEGWEHTEIILRPNSYDGSYKNIIINEENGAEMRVIGEFVSVLS; translated from the coding sequence ATGGATAAGTTAACAGAAATTTTTAATTCGAGCTTACAAACTGGCTATGTTGATAAAAATATTTTATCAAGTATAGCCTATCAACCTGAGTTACTTGTTAATCAAAAAAATCCACCAAAAAAAGTATTATCATCAATACTGCAAGAACTTGAAAGTTGTAGTCAATTCTATATTTCAGTTGCATTTGTTACTACTAGTGGAGTTGCTACGATAATTAATAAACTTAGGGAATTAGAAAACAATGACATAAAAGGAGAAATTTTAGTATCTCAATATTTGAATTTCACCGAACCTGAAGCATTAAAGAGACTATCCCAATTCAAAAATATAAATTTAAGAATTGCAACAATAGGGAATGCACATGCAAAAGGTTATATTTTTAAAAATGAAGAGCATTATAATTTAATTGTTGGTAGTAGCAATTTGACTGCAAATGCATTATCAGTCAATAAGGAATGGAACATTAAGGTTTCTGCATTAAATGATAGTGGTCTTGTCGAAAAAGTAGTAAATGAATTCAAATCTGATTTTGAAAAAGCAACTCCTGTCACAAAGGAATATATTTTACGTTATGAAGAAATATACAAAAAACAATTTCTTCTAAATCTAAAAATCAATAAAGAATCTTTAACTGATTTAGAGACGATCATAACTCCCAATGCAATGCAAATAGAAGCATTGCAAAATTTAAATAACTTACGAAAACAAAAAAAGAATAAAGCACTAATAATTTCAGCAACAGGAACAGGTAAAACCTATTTATCTGCTTTCGATGCAAAAGCTTTCAGTCCTAAAAAATTACTATTCGTCGTTCATCGATTAACCATTGCAAAAGATTCATTAATTACCTTTCAAAGAGTATTTGGAAAGGATAAAAAAATGGGATTATATTCCGGTGATAAACGAGATTTAGATTGTGATTTTATATTTTCCACAATACAAACTATTTCAAAACCTAAACATCTTAGTAACTTTTCGAAGGATCATTTTGATTACATCATTATTGACGAAAGTCATAGATCTGGCGCAGACTCCTATTTAAGATTAATTGATTATTTTGAACCCCAGTTTCTTTTAGGAATGACAGCAACACCTGAAAGAACAGATGGAACGGATATTTTTCGATTATTTGACCACAATATTGCTTATGAAATTAGATTAAACAGAGCAATGGAAGAGGAAATGCTAAGTCCCTTTCATTATTATGGCGTAACTGATTTACAAATTGATAATATCGAGATCGACAACAAAACCACTTTTAATCTTTTGATTTCTAAAGAAAGAGTAAAGAATATCATTGAACAGGCAAATTTCTACGGCAGTGATAATGGGATAACAAGAGGTTTAATATTTTGTTCAAGAAAGAACGAAGCGATTGAACTCTCCATATTATTAAATCAAAATGGATTTAAAACAGTTGCCTTAACAGGTGATAGTTCCGAAGAAGAGAGAGCTAAGTCAATAGAAAGATTAGAATCGGATAATGTAAATGAAAAACTCGATTACATTTTTACAGTTGATATTTTTAATGAAGGGATTGACATTCCAAAAGTCAATCAAATCATAATGCTTCGACCTACCGTATCAGCGATTATATTTATCCAGCAATTAGGTCGCGGATTAAGAAAAGTTGACGGGAAAAGTTATGTTACAGTTATTGATTTTATAGGGAACTATGAAAATAATTACCTAATCCCTATTGCATTATACGGTGACACTTCATACAACAAAGATTCATTAAGAAAACTAATTACCGAAGGTAGCAGAATGATTCCAGGATCTTCAACTATTAATTTTGATGAAATCACAAAAGAAAAAATATTTCAATCCATCGATTCTGCAAACATGCAGTTATTCAGTGATTTAAAAAAGGACTACGCTTTGTTACAATTTAAATTGGGTAGAATTCCAATGATGATGGATTTTATAGAACATGGATCTAGAGATCCTTACCTATATGTTGAATACTCTAATTCATATTACAATTTCATATTAAAAGTTGAAAAGGATTTTAACACTGAACTATCAAAAAAACAAATTAAGATTTTAGAACTATTTTCAAAGGAAATAAATAATTCAAAGAGAGTTGAAGAGAGTTTAATTATAAAGCTATTACTTGATAATGGAAAGCTTTCAATAAAAACCTTTAAAAAAACAATTTTAAAGAAATACCAATATACAGTTTCTGACGAAACAATTGAATCGGCAGTATTCAATTTAAATTTTGAATTTATTAGAGAGAAAAAAGAAGGGAAATTAATTTCGGCAAGAGAAATTCACAATTTAGATATTATAAATATTGAAAACAAAAACTTCCTTTTTTCAGATTCCTTTCTTAAGGCCTTAGATGACAATGTTTTTCAGAATTTCTTAATTGATTCTACTAATTGCGCGATATATGAATTTGATAAAATGTATTCACAAGAGAATTGGCAGAATGGATTTATACTTTATCGAAAATACTCCAGAAAGGATGTTTTCAGAATATTAAATGTTTCAGAAAATCCTGTAGCACAAAACGTAGGTGGATATTTAGTTAGCCCTGATAATTCCCATTGTCCTATTTTTGTTAATTATCATAAGGAAGATCACATATCAGAATCGACTAAATACGAAGATGAATTTATTAGTAATAGAGAATTTAACTGGATGTCAAAATCCAATAGAAAAATTACTAGTAATGACGTTCAATCGATTTTGGGTAAAAATGGAATTATACGTTTACCACTTTTTATCAAAAAAAATAATGATGAAGGAATGGAATTTTATTACATGGGCGAAGTTACTCCTGAACTCACTCAAATCGAACAAACTAAAATGAAAAATGATAGTGGTAAGTTTGTATCAGTTGTGAAAATACGTTTTATCTTATCTGATCCTGTTTCAAATTCCATGTATAATTATCTCGAACAAAAAGCTACGGTAAAAGTAAACAGTGCGAAAAAGGTAAAAGATATTTCTCCAAAACAAAAAGTTATTGATTTTGAGCCAAAATTAAAAAATCCAATCCCTTTATATGATTTTTATGCAGCTGCAGGAACATTCAGTGAGATTCAATCTGATAAAGATTTTATTCTAATTGAAGGACCTAATAACACAAATTCAAGCAGTGATTATTTTGCTTGTAAAATTATCGGTGAATCAATGAACAGAGTAATTCCAAATGGTTCAATTTGTTTATTCAAACCTTATATTGGTGGTAGCAGGAATGGTAAAATTATTTTAGTCGAAAATATAGACATTCAAGATCAAGATTTTAATTCCGCGTTTACAATCAAAACGTATTCAAGTGAAAAAACAATTAGTGAAGAAGGTTGGGAGCATACTGAAATCATCTTAAGACCAAACTCTTATGATGGCTCTTATAAAAATATTATTATCAACGAAGAAAATGGAGCTGAAATGAGAGTTATTGGTGAGTTTGTTTCAGTTTTATCTTAA
- a CDS encoding (deoxy)nucleoside triphosphate pyrophosphohydrolase, protein MKKVQVVAAIILCKDQILCVQRPKNKFSYISEKFEFPGGKIEKGETQEDALHRELLEELNITTSIKSLFLTVIHEYPDFELTMHSYICEVKNKELKLNEHIAKEWLTIDELKKLDWAAADIPIVNKLIMNG, encoded by the coding sequence ATGAAAAAAGTTCAAGTAGTAGCTGCAATTATACTTTGCAAAGACCAGATTTTATGTGTCCAAAGACCTAAAAACAAATTTTCCTATATTTCCGAAAAATTTGAATTCCCTGGGGGCAAAATAGAAAAAGGTGAAACACAAGAGGATGCTTTACATCGAGAACTACTTGAAGAATTAAATATTACAACCTCTATTAAATCATTGTTTCTTACTGTGATACATGAATATCCAGATTTTGAATTGACCATGCATAGCTACATTTGTGAAGTTAAGAATAAAGAACTTAAACTTAACGAACATATTGCAAAAGAATGGTTGACGATTGATGAACTTAAAAAACTTGATTGGGCTGCAGCTGATATTCCGATTGTAAACAAATTAATAATGAATGGATAA
- the guaC gene encoding GMP reductase, translating into MRIETDLKLGFKDVMIRPKRSTLKSRAQVSLERNFKFLHSGASWSGVPIFAANMDTVGTFEMALVLAKEQIFTAVHKHYSVEEWQAFLSVLAPECLPYIAVSTGTGKNDAKKLNDILTLNPALQFICIDVANGYSEHFVEFLKQTRLQYPDKVIVAGNVVTGEMVEELLLAGADIIKVGIGPGSVCTTRVKTGVGYPQLSAIIECADAAHGLGGHIISDGGCVTPGDVAKAFGAGADFVMLGGMLAGHEESGGELVEIDGSSFKQFYGMSSTTAMNKHVGGVAEYRASEGKTVSIPFKGKVIHTLMDILGGLRSTCTYVGASRLKELTKRTTFIRVSEQENRIYNE; encoded by the coding sequence ATGAGAATTGAAACCGACCTTAAGTTAGGATTTAAAGATGTAATGATTCGGCCAAAACGCTCGACCTTAAAGAGTAGAGCGCAGGTCTCGCTGGAACGAAATTTCAAATTTTTGCACTCTGGGGCAAGTTGGTCTGGTGTGCCTATTTTTGCCGCCAATATGGATACGGTTGGAACTTTTGAGATGGCTTTGGTACTGGCGAAAGAGCAAATTTTTACGGCGGTTCACAAACATTATTCGGTAGAGGAGTGGCAGGCATTTTTGTCGGTTTTGGCTCCGGAATGCCTTCCGTACATAGCGGTGAGCACGGGTACAGGTAAGAATGATGCCAAAAAATTGAATGATATTTTGACGCTGAATCCTGCTTTGCAATTTATTTGTATAGACGTGGCCAACGGCTACTCAGAGCATTTTGTAGAATTTTTAAAGCAAACGCGTTTGCAATACCCAGACAAAGTGATTGTTGCGGGTAACGTGGTGACCGGCGAAATGGTGGAGGAACTGCTCTTGGCGGGTGCCGACATTATTAAGGTGGGTATTGGTCCAGGGTCGGTTTGTACGACACGTGTGAAAACGGGTGTGGGGTATCCGCAGCTTTCGGCGATAATCGAGTGTGCCGATGCGGCGCATGGTTTGGGTGGTCACATTATAAGCGATGGTGGCTGCGTGACTCCTGGTGATGTTGCAAAGGCTTTTGGCGCTGGTGCCGATTTTGTGATGCTGGGCGGAATGCTTGCGGGTCACGAAGAGAGCGGGGGCGAACTGGTAGAAATTGACGGCAGTAGCTTCAAACAATTTTACGGAATGAGCTCGACTACTGCGATGAACAAACATGTAGGTGGCGTGGCCGAATACCGCGCTAGTGAGGGCAAGACCGTCTCGATTCCGTTTAAAGGAAAAGTGATTCATACCTTGATGGATATCTTGGGTGGCTTGCGTAGTACCTGTACGTATGTAGGCGCATCACGCTTGAAGGAATTGACAAAAAGAACGACTTTTATTCGTGTGAGCGAACAAGAAAATAGAATTTATAACGAATAA
- a CDS encoding GNAT family N-acetyltransferase — MISIVAAGVAEVNVIREIALKVWPVTYGSILSKEQLVFMLDAFYDIDTLRDSMAKGCLFVLAKEGDTVLGFAGFEHFESTKRTKIHKLYLLPESQGKGVGKLLVEYIEASAAAIHFEALLLNVNRFNKALGFYEKLGFKIIEEVDIEIGKGYLMEDYVMECLLSV, encoded by the coding sequence ATGATTTCAATTGTTGCTGCGGGTGTTGCAGAGGTAAATGTGATTCGGGAAATCGCTTTAAAAGTCTGGCCAGTTACCTATGGTTCGATTTTGTCTAAAGAGCAGCTGGTCTTTATGTTGGATGCTTTTTACGACATCGATACTTTAAGAGATAGTATGGCCAAAGGTTGCCTATTTGTTTTAGCCAAAGAAGGCGATACTGTTTTGGGTTTCGCTGGTTTTGAGCATTTCGAATCCACGAAGCGGACCAAAATTCATAAGCTATATCTGTTACCCGAGTCACAAGGAAAAGGAGTAGGGAAGTTGTTGGTGGAATACATTGAAGCTTCGGCAGCAGCGATTCATTTTGAGGCGCTGCTTTTGAATGTAAATCGTTTTAATAAAGCTTTGGGTTTTTATGAAAAACTAGGTTTCAAGATTATTGAGGAAGTCGATATTGAAATCGGTAAAGGCTACTTGATGGAGGATTATGTGATGGAGTGTTTGCTTTCGGTATAA
- a CDS encoding pentapeptide repeat-containing protein has protein sequence MLAYFLDQSFQDLIYTIEEVNFKEFEACVFTNCDFTACSFTAVTFIDCTFKNCNFNKTKINHVALRTVTFDNCKINEVNFAMCDKLIFEIHFKNTILDFSKFYTLKMKGTTFNNCSLVAVDFMQTDLTEVLFEKCDLYRAEFDQAVANKANFATSKNYTIDPKRTKLKKAVFSMEYLKGLLFTHDIIVE, from the coding sequence ATGCTAGCGTATTTCCTCGACCAATCTTTCCAAGACTTAATCTACACTATTGAGGAAGTTAATTTTAAGGAATTTGAGGCCTGTGTTTTTACCAATTGCGATTTTACGGCTTGCAGTTTTACCGCTGTGACCTTTATTGACTGTACTTTTAAAAATTGTAACTTCAACAAAACCAAGATCAATCACGTAGCGCTACGTACTGTCACTTTCGACAATTGCAAAATCAACGAGGTTAACTTTGCTATGTGTGACAAGCTTATTTTCGAAATCCATTTTAAGAATACAATACTGGACTTTTCTAAGTTTTATACTCTAAAAATGAAAGGTACCACTTTCAACAACTGTAGTTTGGTAGCTGTTGACTTCATGCAAACAGATCTCACCGAAGTTCTTTTCGAAAAATGTGATCTCTACCGTGCCGAATTCGATCAAGCCGTTGCCAACAAAGCTAATTTTGCAACCAGCAAAAACTACACAATTGACCCCAAAAGAACCAAACTCAAAAAAGCCGTCTTCTCAATGGAATACCTGAAAGGCTTGCTGTTCACACATGACATTATTGTGGAGTAA
- the glgA gene encoding glycogen synthase: MKIALFTNEFPPNIYGGAGVHIDFLSQELLKLGQVEVRCFGDQNVNESNLNVKGIDSCLSNPKDEKNSHIKMFHNLSRNIEMSQATPEADIIHCHTWYTHLAGVMTRELLQVPLILTTHSLETHRPWKVEQLGNGYFLSRWIENNAYNTADGIIAVSEQMKEDVVEAYGVDPNKVTVIHNGIDPEFYKPTTDDALLRDLGIDPNIPFVLFVGRITRQKGISQLISAAKYFNKECQIVLCAGAPDTPEIAAETEQLITELKATRDGVILISEMLPREKIKILYSQARVFACPSLYEPFGIINLEAMSCETPVVGSHVGGIPEIIVEGETGYLIPLESKSRTDFNPTHPEEFQKAFAQKINVLLDDEALATKMGKAGRERVLKIFSWESIAKTTFDYYQEVITNFEKEKA; encoded by the coding sequence ATGAAAATAGCACTTTTTACAAATGAATTTCCACCAAATATTTATGGTGGAGCTGGCGTACACATCGATTTTTTGAGTCAAGAACTCCTAAAACTTGGACAAGTGGAAGTTCGTTGTTTTGGAGATCAAAATGTAAACGAAAGTAATCTCAATGTAAAAGGTATTGATTCGTGCCTGAGCAATCCAAAAGACGAAAAGAATTCGCATATCAAAATGTTTCACAACTTGAGTCGAAACATAGAGATGTCGCAAGCTACTCCAGAGGCCGATATTATTCATTGCCACACGTGGTACACGCACCTTGCAGGTGTTATGACGCGCGAGCTACTACAAGTGCCCTTGATTTTGACTACCCACAGTCTAGAAACGCACCGCCCGTGGAAAGTGGAACAACTAGGAAATGGTTATTTCTTGTCTCGTTGGATCGAAAATAACGCCTACAACACCGCCGACGGAATTATTGCGGTAAGTGAACAAATGAAAGAAGATGTGGTCGAAGCTTACGGTGTGGATCCAAATAAAGTTACTGTAATTCATAACGGAATTGATCCTGAATTTTATAAACCAACCACAGACGATGCCTTATTGAGAGATCTTGGTATTGATCCAAACATTCCGTTTGTGCTTTTTGTGGGGCGTATTACGCGTCAAAAAGGTATCTCACAATTGATTTCGGCAGCCAAATATTTCAATAAAGAGTGTCAAATCGTATTGTGTGCAGGTGCACCCGATACGCCTGAAATCGCTGCTGAAACTGAGCAATTAATTACCGAGCTGAAAGCAACCCGTGATGGTGTGATTCTAATATCAGAAATGCTACCACGTGAAAAAATCAAAATTCTATACAGCCAAGCACGTGTATTTGCATGTCCGTCCTTGTACGAGCCGTTTGGAATTATAAATCTGGAAGCAATGTCTTGTGAAACTCCCGTAGTAGGAAGTCACGTAGGCGGGATTCCGGAGATTATTGTGGAAGGTGAAACTGGTTATTTGATTCCGTTAGAAAGTAAATCAAGAACCGACTTCAACCCTACTCATCCAGAAGAATTCCAGAAAGCATTTGCCCAAAAGATTAATGTATTGTTAGACGACGAAGCACTAGCTACCAAAATGGGAAAAGCAGGAAGAGAACGTGTATTGAAAATCTTCAGTTGGGAATCGATAGCAAAAACGACCTTTGACTATTACCAAGAAGTCATTACTAATTTCGAAAAAGAAAAAGCATAA
- a CDS encoding PAS domain-containing sensor histidine kinase — MRMRKMLRIINGKAPKETFETEATFEDFFNKSPDLLCISGYDGYFKKINPAVCKLLEYTEEELKAKPINQFIYYEDKETTTFARKSIKDHNHLVNFENRYITKSGRIVWLLWTSIPIENKQYIYAIAKNVTHKKQLEEERNLHLAKLNQAVEEYKQLTFAAAHDLRSPVNNLISVFDLLEIEKITDSESVEYLNITKDTIEGLKNSLNDYINVLSDKIKSSSPVERISFQETLEDVIFSINSYISNSNTTINSDFTAFDLLYFNKTYMKSIFLNLITNSIKYSKTETFPVISIYSIIDEGVRKLIIEDNGIGFDMKNVGSKIFGLHQKFNDNSDSNGIGLYLVYNHVINMGGQIQVESALDQGAKFTITFRD, encoded by the coding sequence ATGAGAATGAGAAAAATGTTGCGCATCATTAACGGAAAAGCCCCCAAAGAAACGTTTGAAACCGAAGCCACCTTTGAAGATTTTTTCAATAAATCTCCTGATTTACTTTGTATTTCTGGATACGATGGTTATTTCAAAAAAATCAACCCTGCTGTCTGCAAATTACTCGAATATACTGAGGAAGAACTAAAGGCAAAACCTATCAATCAGTTTATTTATTATGAAGACAAAGAGACTACTACTTTCGCACGAAAATCCATTAAGGATCACAATCACTTAGTTAATTTCGAAAATAGATACATTACCAAAAGTGGTCGTATTGTTTGGCTGCTTTGGACCTCAATTCCTATCGAAAACAAACAATACATCTATGCTATTGCCAAGAATGTAACCCATAAAAAACAATTAGAAGAAGAAAGAAACCTACATCTTGCTAAGTTAAATCAAGCCGTTGAGGAATACAAACAGCTTACCTTTGCTGCTGCACACGACTTGCGATCTCCGGTAAATAATTTGATTAGTGTTTTTGATTTATTAGAAATCGAAAAAATTACAGATTCCGAGTCTGTAGAATATTTAAACATCACCAAGGATACTATTGAAGGATTAAAAAACTCTTTGAACGATTATATCAACGTCCTGAGTGACAAAATTAAAAGCAGCTCACCTGTAGAACGAATTTCGTTTCAAGAAACACTTGAAGACGTTATTTTTTCTATAAATTCTTATATTTCTAATTCGAATACTACAATAAACAGCGATTTTACGGCATTTGATCTCTTGTATTTCAATAAAACGTACATGAAAAGCATCTTCTTGAACCTTATTACCAATTCGATTAAATATTCGAAAACAGAAACCTTTCCTGTTATTTCAATCTATTCCATCATTGATGAAGGGGTTCGAAAATTAATTATTGAAGATAACGGAATTGGGTTTGACATGAAAAATGTAGGGAGTAAAATATTTGGTTTGCATCAAAAATTTAATGACAACTCAGATAGCAATGGTATTGGATTGTACCTAGTTTACAATCATGTGATCAACATGGGAGGCCAAATTCAGGTAGAAAGTGCTCTTGACCAAGGGGCAAAATTCACCATTACCTTCAGAGATTAA
- the kdsA gene encoding 3-deoxy-8-phosphooctulonate synthase, whose product MNIEQIAQIKHTKSGNFFLLAGPCAIEGEEMAMRIAEKLVGITDSLEIPFVFKGSFKKANRSRIDSFSGIGDEKALKILRKVSETFHVPTVTDIHTNEDADMAAQYVDILQIPAFLVRQTDLVVAAANTGRTVNLKKGQFMSPESMKHAVQKVLDCQNENVMVTDRGTMFGYQDMIVDFRGIPTMQQYATTVLDVTHSLQQPNQTAGVTGGRPDMIETVAKAGIAVGVDGIFIETHFDPANAKSDGANMLHLDYFESLMKKLVAIRKTINTF is encoded by the coding sequence ATGAATATTGAACAAATTGCTCAAATTAAACATACAAAAAGCGGGAATTTCTTTTTGCTAGCTGGACCTTGTGCTATTGAAGGCGAAGAAATGGCGATGCGAATAGCTGAAAAGCTTGTTGGGATCACCGACTCTCTCGAAATTCCGTTTGTATTTAAGGGATCATTTAAAAAAGCCAATCGTTCACGAATTGATAGTTTCTCAGGTATTGGAGATGAAAAAGCGCTAAAGATTCTTAGAAAAGTATCCGAAACGTTTCATGTTCCTACTGTTACAGATATCCATACCAATGAAGATGCTGATATGGCTGCGCAATATGTAGACATTTTACAAATACCAGCTTTCTTGGTGCGTCAAACTGATCTTGTGGTGGCTGCAGCAAATACTGGACGAACAGTAAACTTGAAAAAAGGACAATTTATGAGTCCAGAGAGCATGAAACATGCCGTTCAAAAAGTATTGGATTGCCAAAATGAAAACGTAATGGTGACGGATAGAGGGACAATGTTTGGCTACCAAGATATGATTGTTGATTTTAGAGGAATCCCAACCATGCAACAATATGCCACTACTGTACTAGACGTTACACACTCCTTACAACAACCTAACCAAACAGCGGGTGTCACTGGTGGAAGACCTGATATGATTGAAACGGTAGCCAAAGCGGGTATCGCAGTAGGTGTTGACGGAATTTTTATCGAAACTCATTTTGATCCTGCAAACGCAAAAAGTGATGGAGCAAATATGTTGCACCTAGACTATTTTGAATCGCTTATGAAAAAACTAGTGGCGATTAGAAAAACAATTAATACATTTTAA